Proteins from a single region of Segatella copri:
- the ltrA gene encoding group II intron reverse transcriptase/maturase, whose amino-acid sequence MNEAKPFVIDKRLVWEAYHKVKENKGSAGIDKVDQKTFDKEMSKNLYKIWNRMSSGCYFPKAVKLVEIPKSNGGTRPLGIPTIEDRIAQQVVVSVLTPILEPIFKEDSYGYRPGKGAHQAIAKAKERCYVNPWVLDMDISKFFDTINHELLMKAIRKHAEEKWVLLYIERWLKVPYQTSKGEVIERTMGVPQGSVIGPVLANLFLHYVFDEWMSRNYPTIPFERYADDTICHCVSEKQAQFLKAVLMKRFEECGLKLNEEKTKIVYCKDSNRRGDSEHTSFDFLGFTFRPRGARNRKTGQNFTAFLPAISKKSMKRIKEAVRAWNLNRKTFVCLLDISNEVDTQISGWMNYYMKFGRSEFRKVLNYINERLTRWVMRKYKRFSKGKKFSRAYEWLVEHAVHNRNEFSHWAKGFVPYPRLG is encoded by the coding sequence ATGAACGAGGCAAAACCTTTTGTAATAGACAAGCGATTGGTGTGGGAAGCTTACCACAAGGTGAAGGAAAACAAGGGTAGTGCGGGTATCGATAAGGTTGACCAAAAGACATTTGATAAAGAAATGTCCAAGAACCTTTATAAGATATGGAATCGCATGAGTTCCGGTTGCTACTTTCCCAAAGCGGTGAAGCTGGTAGAAATACCAAAATCCAATGGGGGTACTCGCCCTTTGGGCATACCAACGATTGAAGATAGAATAGCGCAGCAGGTAGTAGTATCAGTACTGACTCCTATTCTCGAACCTATCTTCAAGGAAGATTCCTACGGCTATCGTCCAGGTAAGGGAGCGCACCAAGCCATAGCCAAGGCTAAGGAGCGCTGCTATGTGAACCCCTGGGTGCTTGATATGGACATCAGTAAGTTCTTTGACACAATCAATCATGAATTGTTGATGAAGGCTATCCGCAAGCATGCAGAGGAGAAATGGGTACTTCTATACATTGAGCGGTGGCTCAAGGTTCCCTATCAGACATCGAAAGGTGAAGTGATAGAGCGAACGATGGGAGTTCCCCAAGGTTCTGTGATAGGTCCGGTTTTGGCAAACTTGTTCCTTCATTACGTCTTTGACGAATGGATGTCGCGTAACTATCCAACGATTCCGTTTGAGCGTTATGCTGATGACACCATCTGCCACTGCGTATCGGAGAAGCAAGCCCAGTTCTTGAAAGCTGTTCTAATGAAACGCTTTGAAGAATGTGGATTGAAACTGAATGAGGAGAAGACAAAGATAGTCTATTGTAAGGATAGTAATCGAAGAGGTGACTCGGAGCATACTTCCTTTGACTTTCTAGGCTTTACCTTCAGACCTAGAGGTGCAAGAAACAGAAAGACGGGTCAAAATTTTACTGCTTTTCTTCCTGCAATAAGCAAGAAGTCGATGAAGAGGATTAAAGAAGCTGTAAGGGCTTGGAATCTGAATCGTAAGACTTTTGTTTGCCTGCTAGACATAAGCAATGAGGTTGATACGCAGATTAGTGGATGGATGAACTACTATATGAAGTTTGGTAGGTCTGAGTTCCGTAAGGTGTTGAATTACATTAATGAGCGACTAACCCGATGGGTGATGCGTAAGTATAAGCGCTTCTCCAAGGGTAAGAAGTTTAGTAGAGCGTATGAATGGCTTGTAGAGCATGCGGTACATAACAGAAATGAGTTTTCACACTGGGCGAAGGGCTTTGTACCCTATCCACGTCTAGGTTAA
- the rplQ gene encoding 50S ribosomal protein L17 yields MRHNKKFNHLGRTASHRNAMLANMASSLILSEHKRITTTLAKAKALKKYVEPLITRSKNDTTTSRRVVFRYLQDKYAVKALFGEVAEKVANRPGGYTRIIKLGTRQGDAAEIAFIELVDFDENMAKTLKAAAKKTRRSRKATKAEEAPVAETEAPATEEAPKAE; encoded by the coding sequence ATGAGACATAATAAGAAATTCAACCATTTAGGTCGTACTGCTTCTCATCGTAACGCGATGTTGGCTAACATGGCTTCATCACTTATCTTGAGCGAGCACAAAAGAATCACTACGACCCTCGCAAAGGCAAAGGCTCTTAAGAAGTATGTTGAGCCATTGATTACTCGTTCTAAGAACGATACAACAACTTCACGTCGTGTAGTTTTCCGTTATCTTCAGGATAAGTATGCTGTTAAGGCTCTCTTCGGTGAGGTAGCTGAGAAGGTAGCTAACCGTCCAGGTGGTTACACTCGTATAATCAAGTTGGGTACCCGTCAGGGTGATGCAGCTGAGATTGCTTTCATCGAGCTCGTTGACTTTGATGAGAATATGGCTAAGACTCTGAAGGCTGCTGCTAAGAAGACTCGTCGTAGTCGTAAGGCAACAAAGGCTGAAGAGGCTCCTGTAGCTGAGACTGAGGCTCCTGCAACTGAGGAGGCTCCAAAGGCTGAATAA
- a CDS encoding DNA-directed RNA polymerase subunit alpha, whose product MAILAFQKPDKVVMLEADNQFGKFEFRPLEPGFGVTIGNALRRILLSSLEGYAVNTIRIAGVEHEFSSVPGVKEDVTNIILNLKQVRFKQVVEEFENEKVSITVENSTEFKAGDIGKYLTGFEVLNPDLVICHLDAKASMQIDLTINKGRGYVPADENRQFCTDVNVLPIDSIYTPIRNVKYAVEPYRVEQKTDYDKLVLEVTTDGSISPKDALKEAAKILIYHFMLFSDEKITLETQDQESNQEFDEEVLHMRQLLKTRLVDMNLSVRALNCLKAADVETLGDLVQFNKTDLLKFRNFGKKSLSELDDLLESLNLSFGTDISKYKLDKES is encoded by the coding sequence ATGGCGATATTAGCATTTCAAAAACCTGATAAAGTAGTAATGTTAGAGGCTGATAACCAGTTCGGAAAGTTTGAATTCCGTCCTTTGGAGCCTGGCTTCGGTGTTACCATTGGTAACGCTTTGCGCCGCATTCTCCTTTCATCATTGGAGGGTTATGCTGTTAACACTATACGCATTGCGGGTGTTGAGCATGAGTTCTCTTCAGTTCCTGGTGTAAAGGAAGATGTTACTAACATTATCTTGAATCTCAAACAAGTTCGATTCAAGCAAGTAGTAGAAGAATTCGAGAATGAGAAAGTTAGTATCACCGTTGAGAATTCTACAGAATTCAAAGCAGGTGATATCGGTAAGTATCTGACTGGATTTGAAGTGTTAAACCCTGATTTGGTGATTTGTCATTTAGATGCCAAAGCTTCGATGCAGATCGATTTGACTATTAATAAGGGACGTGGTTATGTTCCTGCTGATGAGAATCGTCAATTCTGCACTGACGTTAACGTTCTCCCAATCGATTCCATCTACACCCCTATTCGTAATGTAAAGTACGCTGTAGAACCATATCGTGTTGAGCAAAAGACCGACTATGATAAGCTCGTACTTGAAGTTACAACAGATGGTTCCATTAGTCCAAAGGATGCACTGAAAGAGGCTGCGAAGATTCTTATTTATCACTTCATGCTCTTCTCTGATGAGAAGATTACTCTTGAGACTCAGGATCAGGAGAGCAATCAGGAGTTTGATGAAGAGGTTCTTCATATGCGCCAGTTGCTTAAGACTCGTCTCGTAGACATGAATCTTAGTGTTCGTGCCCTCAACTGCTTGAAGGCAGCTGATGTTGAGACTCTTGGTGATTTGGTTCAGTTTAACAAGACTGACCTCTTGAAGTTCCGCAACTTTGGTAAGAAATCGCTCTCAGAGCTTGATGATTTGCTCGAGAGTCTGAATCTATCTTTTGGAACTGATATTTCAAAGTATAAATTAGACAAGGAATCTTAA
- the rpsD gene encoding 30S ribosomal protein S4 codes for MARYIGPKSKIARRFGEPIFGADKVLSKRNFPPGQHGNNRRRKMSEYGVMLAEKQKAKYTYGVLERQFRNMFDKAAKADGITGEVLLQNLECRLDNVVFRLGIAPTRAAARQLVGHKHIVVDGKVVNIPSFAVKPGMVVGVREKSKSLEVIEAALAGFNHSKYPWIEWDDNSKSGKFLHKPERADIPENIKEQLIVELYSK; via the coding sequence ATGGCTAGATATATAGGTCCGAAATCTAAAATTGCGCGTCGTTTTGGTGAGCCAATCTTCGGCGCTGACAAAGTTTTGTCCAAGAGAAACTTCCCTCCTGGACAGCATGGCAACAACCGTCGTCGTAAGATGTCTGAGTACGGTGTCATGTTGGCAGAGAAGCAGAAAGCTAAGTACACTTATGGTGTATTAGAGCGTCAGTTCCGTAATATGTTTGATAAGGCTGCTAAGGCTGATGGTATTACTGGTGAGGTTCTTCTTCAGAATCTCGAGTGCCGTCTTGATAACGTTGTTTTCCGTCTTGGTATCGCTCCAACACGTGCTGCTGCGCGTCAGTTGGTTGGTCACAAGCACATCGTTGTTGATGGTAAGGTAGTTAATATCCCTTCATTCGCAGTTAAGCCTGGTATGGTTGTTGGTGTTCGTGAGAAGTCTAAGTCTCTCGAGGTTATCGAAGCAGCTCTTGCAGGTTTCAATCATAGCAAGTACCCATGGATTGAGTGGGACGATAATTCAAAGAGCGGTAAGTTCTTGCACAAGCCAGAGCGTGCCGACATTCCAGAGAATATTAAGGAGCAGTTAATCGTTGAGTTGTACTCTAAATAA
- the rpsK gene encoding 30S ribosomal protein S11, whose amino-acid sequence MAKQKATSKKRNVRVDAIGQLHVHSSFNNIIVSLTNNEGQIISWSSAGKMGFRGSKKNTPYAAQMAAEDCAKVAFDLGLRKVKAYVKGPGNGRESAIRAIHGAGIEVTEIVDVTPLPHNGCRPPKRRRV is encoded by the coding sequence ATGGCAAAGCAAAAAGCAACATCTAAGAAGAGAAATGTACGCGTTGACGCTATCGGTCAGCTTCACGTTCATAGCTCATTCAATAACATTATTGTATCTCTTACTAATAATGAGGGTCAAATCATTTCTTGGTCTTCAGCTGGTAAGATGGGTTTCCGTGGTTCTAAGAAGAATACTCCTTATGCTGCTCAGATGGCTGCTGAGGATTGTGCAAAGGTCGCTTTTGATCTTGGTCTTCGTAAGGTTAAGGCTTATGTTAAGGGTCCAGGTAATGGTCGTGAGTCTGCTATCCGTGCCATTCACGGTGCAGGTATCGAGGTTACAGAAATCGTTGACGTAACTCCATTACCACACAATGGTTGCCGTCCTCCAAAGCGTCGTCGTGTATAA
- the rpsM gene encoding 30S ribosomal protein S13: MAIRIVGVDLPQNKRGEIALTYIYGIGRSSSAKILDKAGVNRDLKVSEWSDDQAAKIREIIGAEFKVEGDLRSEIQMNIKRLMDIGCYRGVRHRNGLPVRGQSTKNNARTRKGKKKTVANKKKATK; the protein is encoded by the coding sequence ATGGCAATAAGAATTGTTGGAGTAGATTTGCCCCAGAATAAGCGTGGCGAAATCGCATTGACCTATATCTATGGTATTGGTCGAAGTAGTTCAGCAAAGATATTGGATAAGGCCGGTGTAAACCGCGACCTGAAGGTTAGCGAGTGGTCTGATGACCAGGCAGCTAAGATCCGTGAAATTATCGGCGCTGAGTTCAAAGTTGAAGGTGATCTTCGTTCAGAGATCCAGATGAACATTAAGCGACTGATGGATATTGGTTGCTATCGTGGAGTTAGACATCGTAATGGTCTTCCAGTTCGCGGTCAGAGCACAAAGAATAATGCTCGTACACGTAAGGGTAAGAAGAAGACTGTTGCTAATAAGAAGAAGGCTACTAAGTAA
- the rpmJ gene encoding 50S ribosomal protein L36: MKTRASLKKRSADCKIVRRKGRLFVINKKNPKMKLRQG, encoded by the coding sequence ATGAAGACAAGAGCATCATTAAAGAAGCGTTCAGCTGACTGTAAAATCGTTCGTCGTAAAGGTCGTCTGTTCGTTATCAACAAGAAGAACCCTAAGATGAAATTACGTCAGGGTTAA
- the infA gene encoding translation initiation factor IF-1, whose amino-acid sequence MAKQAAIEQDGTIVEALSNAMFRVELENGVDITAHISGKMRMHYIKILPGDKVKVEMSPYDLTKGRIVFRYK is encoded by the coding sequence ATGGCAAAACAAGCCGCTATTGAGCAAGATGGAACAATTGTAGAAGCATTGTCAAATGCGATGTTCCGAGTAGAATTAGAGAATGGAGTTGACATCACAGCTCATATCTCTGGTAAGATGAGAATGCATTACATCAAGATTTTACCTGGTGATAAGGTAAAGGTGGAGATGAGTCCATATGACCTTACCAAAGGTAGAATTGTTTTTAGATACAAATAA
- the secY gene encoding preprotein translocase subunit SecY: protein MKKFIETLKNCWKIEDLRQRLLITLLFTAIYRFGSFVVLPGINPGMLEKLQSQTSGGLMSLLDMFSGGAFSNASIFALGIMPYISASIVMQLLAVAVPYFQKMQREGESGRKKIQWYTRVLTVAILVFQAPSYLLNLKMQAANALATGISWTVFMIPATIILAAGSMFILWLGERITDKGVGNGISLIIMIGIIARLPQAFVQEITSRLQAISGGGLIMFIVEILILYAVVCASILLVQGTRKIPVQYAKRLVGNKQYGGARQYIPLKLFAANVMPIIFAQALMFIPLAIVRYQSENASSVVQQLMDNRSLLYNVVYVILVIAFTYLYTAITLNPTQMAEDMKRNNGFIPGVKPGKDTAEYIDTVMSRITLPGSLFIAFIAIMPALAGLLDVQQAFSQFFGGTSLLILIGVVIDTLQQIESHLLMRHYDGLLNSGHTRQGGVAAY, encoded by the coding sequence ATGAAAAAGTTTATTGAGACACTAAAGAACTGTTGGAAGATAGAGGATCTCCGTCAGAGACTCCTCATTACTCTTCTGTTTACGGCTATTTACCGTTTTGGCTCGTTTGTGGTACTTCCAGGTATCAATCCGGGCATGTTGGAAAAACTTCAGTCGCAGACCTCTGGCGGTCTTATGTCGCTATTGGACATGTTCTCTGGTGGTGCATTTTCCAATGCATCTATCTTTGCACTCGGAATTATGCCTTATATCTCAGCTTCAATCGTTATGCAGCTTCTTGCTGTTGCTGTACCTTATTTCCAGAAGATGCAGCGCGAGGGCGAGAGCGGCCGCAAAAAAATACAATGGTATACTAGAGTCCTGACTGTGGCTATTTTGGTCTTTCAGGCTCCTAGTTACCTTTTGAATTTGAAAATGCAGGCTGCCAATGCTCTAGCCACAGGTATTAGTTGGACGGTATTCATGATACCGGCAACAATTATCTTGGCTGCAGGTAGTATGTTTATCCTTTGGTTAGGTGAGCGTATCACTGACAAGGGAGTAGGTAATGGTATCTCTCTTATTATTATGATTGGTATTATCGCCCGTTTGCCACAGGCTTTCGTTCAGGAGATAACCTCTCGTTTGCAGGCAATTTCAGGTGGTGGTCTTATTATGTTTATTGTAGAGATTCTTATCCTTTATGCTGTTGTTTGTGCATCAATTCTTTTGGTGCAAGGCACACGTAAGATTCCTGTTCAGTATGCTAAACGCTTGGTTGGAAATAAGCAATATGGTGGTGCGCGTCAGTACATTCCTTTGAAGCTTTTTGCAGCTAACGTGATGCCTATCATCTTTGCACAAGCTTTAATGTTTATTCCATTGGCAATAGTTCGCTATCAGTCTGAAAATGCTAGTAGTGTTGTTCAGCAGTTGATGGATAATCGTAGCTTGCTATATAATGTTGTCTATGTAATCTTGGTTATTGCATTTACTTATTTATATACAGCTATTACATTGAATCCTACTCAGATGGCTGAGGATATGAAACGTAACAATGGTTTCATTCCTGGTGTAAAACCAGGAAAGGATACAGCTGAGTACATTGATACCGTAATGTCTCGTATTACTTTACCAGGTTCGTTATTTATTGCGTTTATTGCAATTATGCCTGCATTAGCAGGACTTCTCGATGTACAGCAAGCTTTCTCTCAATTCTTTGGAGGTACATCTCTATTGATTTTGATTGGTGTTGTCATTGACACATTACAACAAATCGAGAGTCATTTGCTTATGCGCCACTATGATGGTCTTTTGAATTCAGGCCATACGCGTCAGGGTGGTGTTGCTGCATATTAA
- the rplO gene encoding 50S ribosomal protein L15 — MKLNNLKPAAGSTHSRRRIGRGPGSGLGGTSTRGHKGAKARSGYKRKIGFEGGQMPLQRRVPKAGFKNINHKEYFAVNLSTLQALAEAKNLTKIGIEELKAAGLTNGKELVKVLGNGELKAKLEVEANAFSKTAEEAIKAVGGNATII; from the coding sequence ATGAAATTAAATAATTTGAAACCTGCTGCAGGTTCTACCCATTCACGTCGTCGTATTGGTCGTGGTCCAGGTTCTGGTCTCGGTGGTACTTCTACACGTGGTCATAAGGGTGCCAAGGCTCGTTCTGGTTATAAGAGAAAGATTGGTTTCGAAGGTGGTCAGATGCCATTGCAGCGTCGTGTTCCAAAGGCTGGTTTTAAGAATATCAACCATAAGGAGTACTTCGCAGTAAACCTTTCAACTCTTCAGGCTCTTGCTGAAGCAAAGAACCTTACTAAAATCGGTATTGAGGAACTTAAGGCTGCTGGCCTCACAAACGGCAAGGAGCTTGTAAAGGTTCTCGGTAACGGTGAACTTAAAGCAAAATTGGAAGTTGAAGCTAATGCTTTCTCAAAGACTGCCGAAGAAGCAATCAAGGCAGTAGGTGGTAACGCAACTATAATCTAA
- the rpmD gene encoding 50S ribosomal protein L30: protein MATIKIKQIKSKIGAPVDQKRTLACLGLHKISQVVEVEDTPSNRGMIRKVHHLVSIVD from the coding sequence ATGGCAACAATTAAAATCAAGCAGATTAAGAGTAAAATCGGTGCTCCAGTAGATCAGAAGCGTACTCTCGCTTGTCTTGGTCTCCACAAGATTTCTCAGGTTGTTGAGGTAGAGGATACTCCTAGCAACCGTGGTATGATCCGTAAGGTTCATCACCTCGTAAGTATAGTTGATTAA
- the rpsE gene encoding 30S ribosomal protein S5 yields the protein MAMDKVKIINEEVLKDRLVAINRVTKVTKGGRTFTFAAIVVVGDGNGVIGYGLGKAGEVTAAIAKGTEAAKKNLVKVPVLKGTVPHEVETSFGGAKVLIKPAAAGTGLKAGGAMRAVLESAGIKDVIAKSKGSSNAHNLVKATIAALAEMRDAYTVAGERGISMDKVFNG from the coding sequence ATGGCAATGGATAAAGTAAAAATAATTAACGAAGAAGTACTTAAGGATCGCTTGGTTGCTATCAACCGTGTAACTAAGGTTACAAAGGGTGGTCGTACTTTCACATTCGCTGCTATCGTCGTTGTAGGTGACGGTAATGGCGTAATCGGCTACGGTCTTGGTAAGGCAGGTGAGGTTACTGCTGCTATTGCAAAGGGTACTGAAGCTGCTAAGAAGAACTTGGTAAAGGTTCCTGTACTCAAGGGTACTGTTCCTCATGAGGTTGAAACTTCATTTGGTGGTGCTAAGGTTCTTATTAAGCCAGCTGCAGCCGGTACTGGTTTGAAGGCCGGTGGTGCTATGCGTGCAGTACTTGAGAGCGCAGGTATCAAGGATGTCATCGCTAAGTCTAAGGGTTCTTCAAATGCCCATAACCTTGTGAAGGCTACTATCGCAGCTCTTGCAGAGATGCGTGATGCTTATACTGTAGCAGGTGAGCGTGGTATCAGTATGGATAAAGTATTTAACGGTTAA
- the rplR gene encoding 50S ribosomal protein L18 has protein sequence MTTKKVERRIKIKFRIRKSVNGTAERPRLSVFRSNKQIYAQVINDLTGTTLASASSLGLEKMPKQEQATKVGELIAEKAKAAGVEAVVFDRNGYLYHGRVKQLAEGARNGGLKF, from the coding sequence ATGACAACAAAGAAAGTAGAAAGACGAATTAAGATAAAGTTCCGCATTCGTAAGAGTGTTAACGGTACAGCTGAGCGTCCACGTCTTAGTGTATTCCGCTCTAACAAGCAGATTTACGCTCAGGTTATTAACGATTTGACAGGCACTACACTTGCGTCAGCTTCTTCACTCGGTTTGGAGAAGATGCCTAAGCAGGAGCAGGCAACTAAGGTTGGCGAACTCATTGCTGAGAAGGCTAAGGCTGCTGGTGTTGAGGCAGTAGTTTTCGACCGTAACGGTTACCTTTACCATGGTCGTGTAAAGCAGTTGGCTGAAGGTGCTCGTAATGGTGGTCTTAAATTTTAA
- the rplF gene encoding 50S ribosomal protein L6, producing the protein MSRIGKLPISIPAGVTVNYDETSHVCTVKGPKGELSQWIDPSIKFNNADGHISFEIDENSPVNIKQKQAFHGLYRSLVNNMVVGVSAGYTKVLELVGVGYRVSNQGNIIEFALGYTHPIFIQLPKEIKVETKSERNQNPILTLESCDKQLLGLVCAKIRSFRKPEPYKGKGILFKGEVIRRKSGKSASAK; encoded by the coding sequence ATGTCTAGAATAGGAAAATTGCCAATTAGTATCCCTGCAGGTGTTACTGTAAACTATGATGAGACTTCTCATGTTTGTACAGTAAAGGGCCCTAAGGGTGAACTTTCTCAGTGGATTGATCCATCTATCAAGTTTAATAATGCAGATGGTCATATTAGCTTTGAAATCGATGAAAATAGTCCTGTAAATATTAAACAGAAGCAGGCTTTCCACGGTTTGTATCGCTCTCTCGTTAACAACATGGTTGTTGGTGTAAGCGCTGGTTATACAAAGGTTTTGGAATTGGTAGGTGTTGGTTATCGTGTTTCTAACCAGGGTAATATCATTGAGTTTGCTTTGGGTTACACTCACCCTATTTTCATCCAGTTGCCTAAGGAGATTAAGGTTGAGACTAAGTCTGAAAGAAACCAGAACCCAATCTTGACATTGGAGTCTTGCGACAAGCAGTTGTTGGGACTCGTTTGTGCAAAAATTCGTTCTTTCCGCAAGCCTGAGCCTTATAAAGGTAAGGGTATTCTCTTTAAGGGTGAAGTTATTCGCAGAAAGTCTGGTAAGAGTGCTTCAGCTAAGTAA
- the rpsH gene encoding 30S ribosomal protein S8: MTDPIADYLTRLRNAIMAHHRVVEVPASNLKKEITKILFEKGYILNYKFVEDGPQGSIKVALKYNPTTKQNAIKCLKRVSTPGLRKYTGYKDMPRVINGLGIAILSTSKGVMTDKEASDLKIGGEVLCYIY; this comes from the coding sequence ATGACAGATCCAATAGCAGATTATCTGACAAGACTCAGAAATGCAATCATGGCTCATCACCGTGTTGTAGAAGTTCCTGCGTCTAACTTGAAGAAAGAGATCACTAAGATCCTCTTCGAGAAAGGTTACATCCTCAATTACAAGTTTGTAGAGGATGGTCCTCAGGGCTCAATTAAGGTTGCCTTGAAGTACAACCCAACTACAAAGCAAAACGCTATCAAGTGTTTGAAGCGCGTGTCAACTCCAGGTTTGCGTAAGTATACCGGTTACAAGGACATGCCAAGAGTTATTAACGGATTAGGTATTGCAATCTTATCTACATCCAAAGGTGTAATGACAGACAAAGAAGCTTCTGATCTTAAGATCGGTGGCGAGGTTCTTTGCTATATTTATTAA
- the rpsN gene encoding 30S ribosomal protein S14 yields MAKESMKAREVKRAKLVARYAEKREALKKIIATSNDPAEAYEAARKLQAIPKNANPIRLHNRCKITGRPKGYIRQFGISRIQFREMASAGLIPGVKKASW; encoded by the coding sequence ATGGCAAAAGAATCAATGAAAGCTCGCGAGGTTAAGCGTGCAAAGCTTGTAGCTCGTTACGCTGAAAAGCGCGAAGCACTGAAAAAGATTATTGCAACTTCTAATGATCCAGCCGAAGCATACGAGGCAGCTCGTAAGCTTCAGGCTATCCCTAAGAATGCAAACCCAATCCGTCTTCACAATCGTTGCAAGATTACTGGTCGTCCAAAGGGTTATATCCGTCAGTTCGGTATTTCTCGTATCCAGTTCCGTGAGATGGCTTCTGCTGGTTTGATTCCTGGTGTAAAGAAGGCTAGCTGGTAA
- the rplE gene encoding 50S ribosomal protein L5, translating into MDTAQLKKVYKETIAPALQKQFNYSSAMEIPVLKKIVINQGLGDATQDKKIVDVAINEITAITGQKAVATYSKKDIANFKLRKKMPIGVMVTLRRERMYEFLEKLVRVSLPRIRDFKGIESKFDGRGNYTLGITEQIIFPEINIDEIDRIQGMNITFVTTAKTDEEGFALLKAFGLPFKNANKD; encoded by the coding sequence ATGGATACAGCACAGTTAAAGAAAGTATATAAGGAGACAATCGCTCCTGCTCTTCAGAAGCAGTTTAACTACTCTTCAGCTATGGAGATTCCAGTATTGAAGAAGATTGTCATCAATCAGGGTCTTGGTGATGCTACTCAGGACAAGAAAATTGTTGATGTAGCAATCAATGAGATTACTGCTATCACCGGTCAGAAGGCTGTTGCTACATATTCTAAAAAGGATATTGCAAACTTCAAGCTTCGTAAGAAGATGCCTATCGGTGTTATGGTTACATTGCGTCGTGAGCGTATGTACGAGTTCTTGGAGAAGCTCGTTCGTGTTTCTCTTCCTCGTATTCGCGACTTCAAGGGTATTGAGAGCAAGTTTGATGGTCGTGGTAACTATACATTAGGTATCACAGAGCAGATTATCTTCCCTGAGATTAATATCGATGAGATTGATCGTATTCAGGGTATGAATATTACCTTCGTTACAACAGCTAAGACTGATGAAGAAGGTTTTGCTCTTTTGAAGGCCTTTGGTCTTCCATTCAAGAACGCAAATAAAGATTAA
- the rplX gene encoding 50S ribosomal protein L24: MSKLHIKKDDTVIVIAGADKGKTGKVLKVLVEENRAIVEGVHMVSKSTKPSAKNPQGGIVKQEAPIHISNLSLIDPKSGKATRVAIKHEGKNVVRIAKKSGEEIK, from the coding sequence ATGAGTAAGTTACATATTAAGAAAGACGATACCGTTATCGTTATTGCCGGTGCAGATAAGGGCAAGACTGGTAAGGTGCTTAAGGTCCTCGTTGAGGAGAACCGTGCCATCGTAGAAGGTGTGCACATGGTTTCTAAGAGCACTAAGCCATCTGCTAAGAATCCTCAGGGAGGTATTGTTAAGCAGGAGGCTCCTATTCATATCTCAAATTTGAGTTTGATTGATCCTAAGAGTGGCAAGGCTACTCGTGTTGCTATCAAGCATGAGGGTAAAAACGTTGTTCGCATCGCTAAAAAGTCAGGGGAGGAAATCAAGTAA
- the rplN gene encoding 50S ribosomal protein L14, producing MIQTESRLTVCDNSGAREALCIRVLGGTGRRYASVGDVIVVAVKNVIPSSDLKKGAVSKALIVRTKKEIRRADGSYIRFDDNACVLLNNAGELRGSRIFGPVARELRAVNMKVVSLAPEVL from the coding sequence ATGATACAGACTGAATCAAGACTTACAGTATGTGATAACAGCGGTGCTCGTGAGGCTCTTTGCATTCGAGTTCTCGGTGGTACAGGCCGTCGTTACGCTAGTGTTGGTGACGTTATTGTTGTTGCAGTCAAGAACGTTATCCCATCAAGTGATTTGAAGAAGGGTGCAGTATCAAAGGCTTTGATCGTTCGCACAAAGAAGGAAATTCGTCGTGCAGATGGTTCTTACATCCGTTTCGATGACAACGCTTGTGTATTGCTTAACAATGCAGGTGAGCTTCGTGGTAGCCGTATCTTCGGTCCTGTTGCTCGTGAGCTTCGTGCAGTAAATATGAAAGTCGTTTCTTTAGCACCTGAGGTTCTTTAA